Proteins encoded by one window of Blautia argi:
- the dnaN gene encoding DNA polymerase III subunit beta: MKIICKKTDLAKAVQTVAKAVPAKATTSILECLLLRAEKEEITLTGNNLELGIETVMPGNIEEEGSIAIQAKVFGEIVRKLPEGDVVLETGEKDQATVRCKKTKYNLSVKSAEEYTCIPDMERKNHVTISEFDLKEAIRQTIFSVADTSSKKAMTGELWEINGKELKIVALDGHRISLRKIKLKKEYEPRKVIVPGKTLAEIIKIIGGDPEKEIAVYFTENHIQFEIENTRAISRLIEGEYLKVEQLLSKDYGTKIKVQKKELQECIDRASLLLKDDAKKPIILNIEENILSLEAVSNMGSMNESMFVVKEGEKLRIGFNPKFLLEMLRVIDDEEVFMYFTSAKTPCTVRDEKDSYVYLVLPVNLSAAA; the protein is encoded by the coding sequence ATGAAAATTATTTGTAAAAAGACAGATTTAGCAAAGGCAGTTCAGACTGTAGCAAAGGCAGTTCCTGCAAAAGCAACCACCTCTATTTTGGAGTGTCTTTTGCTCCGGGCAGAAAAAGAGGAGATTACCCTTACCGGGAATAACCTGGAATTGGGGATTGAAACAGTAATGCCGGGAAACATTGAAGAGGAAGGCAGTATTGCAATCCAGGCAAAAGTATTTGGGGAGATTGTAAGAAAACTTCCAGAGGGAGATGTCGTACTGGAAACAGGGGAAAAAGATCAGGCGACTGTACGCTGTAAGAAGACGAAGTATAATCTTTCTGTAAAGTCAGCAGAAGAGTACACCTGTATTCCCGATATGGAACGGAAGAATCATGTCACGATTTCAGAGTTTGACTTAAAAGAGGCAATCCGGCAAACGATTTTTTCAGTAGCAGATACTTCCTCAAAGAAGGCAATGACAGGAGAACTGTGGGAAATTAATGGAAAAGAACTGAAAATTGTAGCGCTGGACGGACACCGTATTTCACTTAGAAAAATCAAACTGAAAAAAGAATATGAACCGCGAAAGGTCATTGTTCCAGGAAAAACACTGGCAGAAATCATCAAGATTATTGGCGGAGATCCGGAGAAGGAAATTGCAGTTTACTTTACAGAGAACCATATTCAGTTTGAGATAGAAAATACCAGAGCAATCTCCCGGTTGATTGAGGGAGAATATTTAAAAGTGGAGCAGTTATTATCAAAAGATTATGGAACAAAAATCAAAGTTCAGAAAAAGGAATTACAGGAATGTATTGACAGAGCAAGTTTGTTATTGAAGGACGATGCAAAAAAGCCAATTATTCTAAATATTGAAGAAAATATTTTGTCATTGGAAGCAGTATCAAACATGGGCTCTATGAATGAAAGTATGTTCGTTGTAAAAGAGGGAGAGAAATTACGAATTGGGTTTAATCCCAAATTCTTATTGGAGATGCTGCGGGTGATTGATGATGAGGAAGTCTTCATGTATTTTACGAGTGCAAAAACGCCATGTACTGTAAGAGATGAAAAAGACAGTTATGTATATCTGGTTCTTCCGGTCAACCTTAGTGCCGCAGCGTAA
- a CDS encoding PcfJ domain-containing protein, with protein sequence MKKALLKKIPVVEAGIKDKQYMELCRQNYLMKVQKATVAHKRTLILNLYDAENIIKEQYQPFCRIFFSNRDFITYFIKENRWSIKTLDILEAEKGKFISQIAIRTYKEKRSIQQFFHCTDDAVDSIQLIQIEQQKRKAEKSLKRKKRRIKDIESLFRSVKPVTGRFEKWLEYEVLKESQYIFYQYSRRKMIDCTCSHCKSEYQLERSIPRHNKEYVCPICKRKSIFKAKGKSGYFSDYSEAVKIEKASDRIILRHFEVRKSYAAHGTGEYTLSYHEDYRAVFQEKFHFYYPVYSCLAHKNVWKEKYIDPYFHYRYHLNYTIKAYQTITQMPGMVYPYNLKNVFKGTPFEYCSLDYFVKNNRFVELPVVYYLKTYLKFPLLEQFVKQNMFYIALECLYQLPNEWEETKETNTRHFLGINSRYCSILSKYNMGIREWGVLQKMEKLKIHLSEQEIFAYCKIFESNRDFLELNQYASIRKIVNYLAKQIEKEEKGKAYKLSGDVSGISHVEMKCYQTYIRSWKDYIEWAEKLEYDLKSRYVLFPKNFKDVHDKTFLEYQKQQDKMERRKQAKERRTVNQLLKKDIKLLDTKIQDKDYLLKVPENCQEIRKEGQALGHCVGSYIPHIANRECDVYFIRKKTDPDKPFFTVDWRRGKIVQCQGKGRIRYPQEMVEFVHYAEEKLRLLKGEEEKKAA encoded by the coding sequence ATGAAGAAAGCACTACTTAAAAAGATACCTGTTGTGGAAGCCGGTATTAAGGATAAACAATATATGGAACTTTGCAGACAAAACTATCTGATGAAGGTACAAAAGGCTACGGTAGCACATAAACGGACTTTAATCCTAAATCTTTATGACGCGGAAAACATTATAAAGGAGCAATATCAGCCGTTCTGTCGCATCTTTTTTTCTAATAGAGACTTTATTACATATTTTATAAAAGAAAACCGTTGGTCTATAAAAACTTTGGATATCTTGGAAGCTGAAAAGGGGAAATTTATATCTCAGATTGCGATACGAACATATAAGGAAAAAAGGAGTATTCAACAGTTTTTTCATTGTACAGATGATGCCGTAGACAGTATACAACTGATACAAATAGAACAGCAGAAAAGAAAAGCAGAAAAGTCGTTAAAAAGAAAAAAAAGAAGGATAAAAGATATAGAGTCTCTATTTCGCAGTGTGAAACCAGTGACTGGGAGATTTGAAAAATGGCTGGAATACGAGGTGTTAAAAGAAAGTCAATATATTTTCTATCAGTATTCCAGAAGAAAGATGATAGATTGCACATGTAGTCATTGTAAATCGGAATATCAATTGGAGAGATCTATACCAAGGCATAACAAAGAATATGTGTGTCCCATTTGCAAGCGGAAATCAATTTTTAAAGCAAAAGGAAAATCAGGATATTTTTCTGATTATTCAGAAGCAGTTAAAATTGAAAAAGCATCAGATAGAATCATACTACGTCATTTTGAAGTTAGAAAATCTTATGCTGCGCATGGTACGGGAGAATATACATTATCCTATCATGAAGACTATCGGGCTGTATTTCAGGAAAAATTCCATTTTTATTACCCGGTTTATAGCTGTTTGGCTCATAAGAATGTATGGAAAGAGAAATATATAGATCCGTATTTTCACTACAGATATCATTTGAATTATACGATAAAAGCATATCAGACGATAACCCAAATGCCTGGAATGGTGTATCCATATAATTTGAAAAATGTTTTTAAAGGAACACCATTTGAATATTGCTCCTTAGATTATTTTGTCAAAAATAATCGTTTTGTAGAGCTGCCGGTTGTATATTATCTGAAGACATATTTAAAATTCCCATTGCTTGAACAGTTCGTGAAGCAGAATATGTTTTATATCGCTTTGGAATGCCTATATCAGCTTCCAAACGAATGGGAAGAAACAAAGGAAACGAATACAAGACATTTCTTAGGAATAAATTCACGATATTGCTCTATCCTAAGTAAGTATAATATGGGGATAAGAGAATGGGGCGTTTTACAGAAAATGGAAAAACTAAAAATCCATTTGTCGGAACAGGAAATTTTTGCATATTGTAAAATTTTTGAGAGTAATAGAGATTTCTTGGAATTAAACCAGTATGCATCTATTCGGAAAATTGTGAATTATCTGGCAAAGCAGATTGAAAAAGAAGAAAAAGGAAAGGCATATAAGTTGTCCGGTGATGTATCTGGTATCAGTCATGTGGAAATGAAATGTTATCAGACGTATATAAGAAGCTGGAAAGATTATATTGAGTGGGCAGAAAAATTGGAATATGATCTGAAAAGCCGATACGTTCTGTTTCCAAAAAACTTTAAAGATGTTCACGACAAGACTTTCCTGGAGTATCAAAAACAACAAGATAAGATGGAAAGAAGAAAACAGGCAAAAGAAAGAAGAACCGTGAACCAACTTTTAAAGAAAGATATAAAACTACTGGATACCAAAATTCAGGATAAGGATTATCTTTTAAAAGTTCCTGAAAATTGTCAGGAAATCCGAAAAGAAGGGCAGGCGTTAGGACATTGTGTAGGAAGTTATATCCCTCATATTGCCAATCGGGAATGTGATGTGTATTTTATCCGGAAAAAGACCGACCCAGATAAGCCTTTTTTTACGGTTGACTGGAGAAGAGGGAAGATTGTGCAATGTCAGGGGAAAGGGCGGATTCGTTATCCGCAGGAAATGGTAGAATTTGTTCATTATGCAGAAGAAAAATTAAGGCTTCTAAAAGGAGAAGAAGAAAAAAAGGCTGCATAG
- a CDS encoding DEAD/DEAH box helicase, which yields MGKYKRDKGLQIPMEQRQNLNAKILYLVENHETELYGITPEDIFNVYMGNGGLHGLDRKDFQNFHAYTEAKKEIEQGQFFTPAEICEFLVACVKPEPKDIIYDLTYGKGDFFNYLPTESNIYGTEIDMKAVKIAQYLYPKANLQYGDIRQYSPVLSGDIVFGNPPFHLEWGTKEAPVSSQMYYCKKAYQVLKNGGLLVLLVSESFLSDDFSNKGDIEEINHMFNLIVQFSLPADAFKEYGVTSFRTKAMILQKKSQYVTERPYTTELEVLKRPQEIYQTYVLPVLQERRKNAANIYFECQNTDLEAKQKQVFQEKTVKLLFDIKRNRNIAHKAGLAEAILQKYLKQTKPEELSWQEWEKIKIQPEDVLRKLKGILSSANKTYRNEIRIVKTTYGFKEKDYRENGTDMNLGSINSFVLSKREVPGFEQFLKKKRREFALQETSFEKMKQDDKIAEYLENWHVTSQMTGEVKYLNAVQKKEVNKLLQKRYAALQFSMGTGKSLCTLAMAQYRMKYNPVRNIFIVGTALAINNTWEEILEDYQIDFYRIRKREDIKRVQRGQIVLLTINLLTELKREMKKLLRIRCQKVMLIFDESDAITNGSSKRTKAMLSVFRKCRYKVLATGTLTRNNVVEAAPQLELLYNNSIHYLAKNEWIYRFKNGQMEKNRNFFLNQPFPAYKRGYELFSYSYLPKKITVFGLEKANQDIYNASFLDELLEKTVITKNFEEVVGRKIYKIYQGTCSFSEREKEVYRIAVKEFDKIRRKYFAAYGNARKDSMFRILQQLLLLLKICADPSLAYEYDSNEVPTKVKKAIRLLQMWKYEKVAIGVRRIEVADSYYRYLKQAFPERQIFYITGDKVPCKQRQRIVEKLRKTENGILLSTQQSLSESMNIDDVDKIILPELHYNHAAMEQYYFRFIRYTSRNFKQVVFLIYENSIEVNLLKMILAKEKLNLFMKNQLLENGELYERFGINPQIFSLLMTTSVDQEGKLQIQWGEQKIS from the coding sequence ATGGGAAAATACAAAAGAGATAAGGGACTTCAAATACCAATGGAGCAAAGACAAAACTTGAATGCGAAAATTTTGTATCTAGTGGAAAATCATGAAACAGAACTATATGGGATCACACCAGAGGATATTTTTAATGTGTATATGGGAAATGGTGGGCTGCATGGACTGGACAGGAAAGACTTTCAAAATTTTCATGCTTATACAGAAGCGAAAAAAGAAATAGAGCAGGGACAGTTTTTTACACCAGCGGAAATATGTGAATTTCTTGTTGCCTGCGTCAAACCGGAACCGAAGGATATAATTTATGATTTGACTTATGGTAAAGGAGATTTTTTTAATTATCTTCCTACAGAAAGTAATATCTATGGAACAGAAATTGATATGAAAGCGGTGAAGATTGCCCAGTACCTCTACCCGAAGGCAAACCTGCAATATGGCGATATCCGGCAGTATTCCCCTGTTTTAAGCGGGGATATTGTGTTTGGAAATCCGCCCTTTCATCTGGAATGGGGAACAAAAGAAGCACCGGTATCTTCCCAGATGTATTACTGCAAAAAAGCATATCAGGTACTGAAAAACGGGGGTCTTTTGGTTTTGCTGGTCTCGGAAAGTTTCCTTTCAGATGATTTTTCAAATAAAGGGGATATTGAAGAAATCAATCACATGTTTAATTTGATTGTACAATTTTCTTTGCCGGCAGATGCATTCAAAGAGTATGGTGTGACATCTTTTCGGACAAAAGCAATGATTTTGCAGAAAAAGAGTCAGTATGTAACAGAAAGACCATACACTACAGAGTTGGAAGTTCTGAAGCGGCCACAGGAAATTTATCAAACTTATGTGTTACCGGTTCTTCAGGAACGAAGAAAAAATGCTGCAAATATTTATTTTGAATGTCAGAATACAGATTTAGAGGCAAAGCAGAAACAGGTATTTCAGGAAAAAACGGTGAAACTTTTGTTTGATATCAAAAGAAATCGAAATATCGCTCATAAAGCTGGACTGGCAGAAGCGATTTTGCAGAAATACCTGAAGCAGACGAAACCGGAGGAACTTTCCTGGCAGGAGTGGGAAAAAATTAAAATACAGCCGGAAGATGTTTTACGGAAATTAAAGGGGATTTTATCTTCTGCGAATAAGACATACAGGAATGAAATCCGGATTGTAAAGACAACTTATGGATTTAAAGAAAAGGATTATCGGGAAAATGGGACCGATATGAATTTGGGTTCTATCAATTCTTTTGTATTATCCAAAAGAGAAGTTCCTGGATTTGAGCAGTTCTTAAAGAAGAAACGGCGAGAATTTGCATTGCAGGAAACATCTTTTGAGAAAATGAAGCAGGATGACAAAATTGCAGAATATCTGGAAAATTGGCATGTAACAAGTCAAATGACAGGGGAGGTCAAATATCTGAATGCTGTACAGAAAAAAGAAGTGAATAAACTGCTGCAGAAACGATACGCTGCCCTACAGTTTTCTATGGGAACTGGAAAAAGCCTTTGTACACTGGCAATGGCGCAGTACAGAATGAAATATAATCCTGTCCGGAATATATTCATTGTCGGCACAGCCCTGGCAATCAATAATACATGGGAAGAAATATTGGAAGACTATCAGATTGATTTTTACCGTATTCGGAAGAGGGAGGACATAAAAAGGGTACAGAGAGGACAGATTGTGCTCTTGACTATCAATCTGCTTACGGAATTAAAAAGGGAGATGAAAAAACTGTTACGTATCCGCTGTCAGAAAGTCATGTTGATTTTTGATGAAAGTGATGCAATTACCAACGGAAGTTCAAAACGTACAAAAGCAATGCTTTCTGTTTTTCGAAAATGCAGATATAAAGTGCTGGCAACAGGAACACTGACAAGAAATAACGTGGTAGAAGCAGCACCTCAATTAGAACTGCTTTATAACAACTCTATTCATTATCTGGCAAAGAATGAATGGATCTACCGATTCAAAAACGGACAGATGGAAAAAAATAGGAACTTCTTTTTGAATCAGCCATTTCCAGCTTATAAAAGAGGGTATGAACTGTTTTCTTATTCCTATTTACCAAAGAAGATTACAGTGTTTGGTCTGGAGAAGGCAAATCAGGATATTTATAATGCATCATTTTTAGATGAATTATTAGAAAAAACAGTCATAACAAAAAATTTTGAAGAAGTGGTAGGAAGGAAAATTTATAAGATTTACCAGGGAACCTGTTCTTTTAGCGAAAGGGAAAAAGAAGTGTATCGAATAGCAGTAAAAGAGTTTGATAAAATCCGCAGGAAGTATTTTGCAGCTTACGGCAATGCACGAAAGGATTCCATGTTTCGGATTTTGCAGCAACTGCTGCTCCTTCTGAAGATATGTGCAGATCCTTCTCTTGCATACGAATACGATAGCAATGAAGTACCTACGAAGGTAAAAAAAGCAATCCGTCTTTTGCAGATGTGGAAGTATGAGAAGGTTGCGATTGGAGTACGCAGAATAGAAGTGGCAGATTCCTATTACCGATATTTAAAGCAGGCATTTCCAGAAAGGCAGATCTTTTATATCACAGGGGATAAAGTTCCATGCAAGCAGCGGCAGAGGATTGTAGAAAAACTAAGAAAGACAGAAAATGGGATATTACTTTCTACGCAGCAAAGCTTGTCAGAATCTATGAATATAGATGATGTGGATAAAATTATCCTACCAGAGCTTCATTACAATCATGCGGCTATGGAACAGTATTATTTTCGGTTTATCCGGTATACGTCCAGAAATTTTAAGCAGGTGGTATTTTTAATTTATGAAAATTCCATTGAAGTGAACCTGCTAAAGATGATACTGGCGAAGGAGAAACTTAACCTGTTTATGAAAAATCAATTGCTAGAAAACGGAGAACTATATGAAAGATTCGGCATCAATCCCCAGATATTTTCCCTTTTGATGACAACCAGTGTGGATCAGGAAGGAAAACTTCAGATTCAATGGGGCGAACAAAAAATTAGTTAG
- a CDS encoding excisionase, translated as MNQKHQNVPIWEKANLTLEEAAAFTNIGINKLRQLTDEDGCEYVLWIGSKRLIKRKKLEEFLEHAESL; from the coding sequence ATGAACCAGAAACATCAAAATGTTCCAATTTGGGAAAAAGCAAACCTTACTTTGGAAGAAGCGGCAGCTTTTACTAATATAGGAATAAACAAATTGAGGCAGTTAACAGACGAAGATGGATGTGAATATGTTCTTTGGATAGGTTCTAAAAGATTAATAAAACGTAAGAAGCTAGAAGAATTTTTAGAACATGCAGAAAGTTTATAA
- a CDS encoding site-specific integrase, which translates to MSEKRRDNKGRILKTGESQKKNGQYIYQYTNSFGERKVIYSWKLVTTDKVPAGKREDVSLREKIKEIERKLEQELIITGQNMTVLQLVQKYIGQKTGVKDNTRNNYNFVINIIKKEPFGQLKINEVKKSDAKAWLIKLQQVDGRGYSTIHSVRGVVRPAFQMAVDDDILLKNPFEFQLATVVVNDSVTRDAITRKQQKKFLEFIKNDKHFSRYYEGIYILFHTGMRISEFVGLTLSDINLRDRTITIDHQLQRNSQMVYKVINTKTTAGERTIPMTDDVYECFKKIVEMRKKVKVEPVIDGKLGFLYLDKNNKPMVALHWEKYFQHIREKYNRIYKEQMPIITPHVCRHTYCSNMAKSGMNPKTLQYLMGHSDISVTLNTYTHLKFEDARAEVKRITKLN; encoded by the coding sequence ATGTCCGAAAAGAGAAGAGATAATAAAGGAAGAATTCTGAAAACAGGAGAAAGCCAAAAGAAAAATGGGCAATACATTTACCAGTATACGAATTCATTTGGGGAGAGAAAGGTAATCTATAGCTGGAAATTGGTAACAACAGATAAAGTTCCAGCGGGAAAGAGAGAGGATGTTTCACTTAGAGAAAAAATAAAAGAAATTGAGCGAAAATTAGAACAAGAGCTCATTATTACAGGGCAGAATATGACGGTTCTACAGCTAGTACAAAAATATATAGGACAGAAAACAGGTGTTAAAGATAATACCAGAAATAACTATAATTTTGTAATAAATATCATAAAAAAGGAGCCTTTTGGACAACTGAAAATAAATGAGGTAAAAAAGTCAGATGCAAAAGCATGGTTAATCAAGCTTCAGCAGGTAGATGGCAGAGGATATAGTACGATACATTCAGTGCGTGGAGTTGTTCGACCTGCTTTTCAAATGGCAGTAGACGATGATATTTTATTAAAAAACCCTTTTGAATTTCAGTTGGCGACGGTAGTTGTTAATGATAGCGTTACCCGAGATGCCATAACAAGAAAGCAGCAAAAAAAATTCTTAGAATTCATCAAGAATGATAAACATTTTTCGCGTTATTATGAAGGGATATATATTTTATTCCATACAGGAATGAGAATCAGCGAATTTGTAGGATTGACGCTGTCAGATATCAACTTGAGAGACAGAACCATTACTATAGATCATCAGTTGCAAAGAAATAGCCAGATGGTATATAAGGTTATCAATACAAAGACTACAGCGGGTGAAAGAACGATACCTATGACTGACGATGTATATGAATGCTTTAAAAAAATAGTAGAAATGCGGAAAAAAGTAAAGGTAGAACCCGTTATAGATGGTAAACTTGGATTTTTATATTTAGACAAAAATAATAAACCGATGGTTGCATTACACTGGGAGAAATATTTTCAACATATCCGAGAAAAATACAATCGCATTTATAAGGAACAGATGCCTATTATTACACCGCATGTTTGCCGTCATACTTACTGCTCTAATATGGCTAAGAGTGGAATGAACCCAAAAACGTTACAGTATTTGATGGGACATTCTGATATATCCGTAACTCTGAATACATATACTCACTTAAAATTTGAGGATGCGAGAGCAGAAGTAAAAAGAATTACGAAGCTCAATTGA
- a CDS encoding GDSL-type esterase/lipase family protein, with product MLGSRYLVKNFGASGYTLQKSGNFPYWDNPAFQESGDFNPDIVLIMLGTNDTKPYNWTGTEKFLKDYKELISHYCSLDSKPQIFLMTPAAIFPESFKPANHYKMQTNVADTLSSAIKELGEQKQLPVIDVHEYTRIHPEYFLLDGVHPDSHGAELIAQLACEAIQQNR from the coding sequence ATGCTGGGGAGCCGCTATCTGGTCAAAAATTTCGGTGCCAGCGGATATACGCTTCAAAAAAGCGGCAACTTCCCTTACTGGGATAATCCTGCCTTTCAGGAAAGCGGTGATTTTAACCCGGATATTGTGCTAATTATGCTGGGTACCAATGATACCAAGCCCTATAACTGGACAGGAACAGAAAAGTTTCTGAAAGACTATAAGGAATTGATTTCTCATTACTGTTCCCTTGACAGTAAGCCCCAAATATTCCTTATGACTCCTGCCGCCATTTTTCCGGAAAGCTTTAAGCCTGCCAACCACTATAAAATGCAGACGAATGTGGCAGATACCCTATCCAGCGCCATAAAAGAGCTGGGAGAGCAAAAACAGCTTCCTGTAATTGATGTACATGAATATACAAGAATCCACCCGGAATATTTTCTTCTGGACGGCGTGCACCCGGATTCTCACGGCGCGGAATTGATTGCACAGCTCGCCTGTGAAGCAATACAGCAAAATCGCTAA
- a CDS encoding Crp/Fnr family transcriptional regulator, with protein MNEKKEEILQKRPFWEHLTKIQKELLLREARIVRYQAGNSIYSSVRECLGAVFILEGIMRTYLLSDEGKEVTMYRLREGDCCVLAASCILSAITFDVEIEAQTDCVALVIPAGLLAAVSRENVYMDNFMYKETAKRFSDVVEALQQMIFLSLTQRVVSFLLDESSKSGSSTITMTHEEIAKIIGSAREAVSRTLKQLAKNGCIALNRGEIILKKKEELYRLL; from the coding sequence ATGAACGAGAAGAAAGAAGAAATTTTGCAGAAACGACCCTTCTGGGAGCATTTAACAAAAATTCAGAAGGAATTATTATTAAGAGAGGCCCGGATTGTCCGGTACCAGGCAGGAAACAGTATTTATTCCAGTGTAAGAGAGTGTCTGGGCGCTGTTTTTATTCTGGAAGGAATCATGCGCACTTATCTGCTTTCAGATGAAGGGAAAGAAGTTACCATGTACCGGCTGCGTGAGGGAGATTGCTGTGTTCTGGCAGCTTCCTGTATTCTTTCTGCAATCACTTTTGATGTGGAAATTGAGGCTCAGACAGACTGTGTTGCTCTTGTAATTCCGGCAGGACTTCTGGCAGCAGTTTCCAGAGAAAATGTATATATGGATAATTTTATGTATAAGGAAACAGCGAAACGGTTTTCTGATGTAGTGGAGGCTTTGCAGCAGATGATTTTTCTGAGTCTGACCCAGCGAGTAGTATCCTTTTTGCTGGACGAGTCATCGAAAAGTGGTTCTTCCACCATTACTATGACCCATGAAGAAATTGCAAAAATCATAGGAAGCGCAAGAGAAGCAGTAAGCCGAACGTTGAAGCAACTGGCAAAAAACGGCTGCATTGCTTTAAATCGAGGAGAAATTATCCTGAAGAAAAAAGAAGAACTCTATCGGCTTTTATAA
- the trxA gene encoding thioredoxin, producing MAMEFTTENFEQEVLNSDVPVLVDFWATWCMPCKMLAPVIEELAEEAHGMYKVGKIDVDASPALAGQFGIMNIPTVLVFKNGQVAGKSVGAVPKSKLLELLQ from the coding sequence ATGGCAATGGAATTTACAACAGAAAATTTTGAACAGGAGGTTTTAAATTCTGATGTTCCTGTTCTGGTAGACTTCTGGGCTACCTGGTGTATGCCCTGCAAAATGCTGGCGCCTGTAATTGAAGAGCTGGCAGAAGAGGCTCACGGTATGTATAAAGTGGGAAAGATTGATGTAGACGCTTCCCCTGCTCTGGCAGGACAGTTTGGTATTATGAATATTCCAACCGTTCTGGTTTTTAAAAACGGACAGGTAGCTGGAAAATCTGTGGGCGCTGTGCCAAAGAGCAAGCTGTTGGAGCTTTTGCAGTAA
- a CDS encoding NAD(P)/FAD-dependent oxidoreductase gives MEQTLKNPEQNTELIIAGAGPAGISAALYAVRAGITPLILYKDGGALEKAKEIENYYGFPAPISGKQLYENGLVQIQALSVPALQEELLSIEYNGEYLVRTAFHNFHAKAVILATGTKRNTLSLKELKKYEENNISYCAICDGFFYRQKEVAVLGNGPYALHEAKVLEPLAKKVTILTNGKNPEFSVSELGSISIEKRKIVSAKGDTSLSNLELEDRTLFPLDGLFVALGTADSTDIARKLGLFMEDNHILIEPDTSTALPGLFAAGDCTGGLLQISKAVYEGALAGTKAVEYLQQQKREKEM, from the coding sequence ATGGAACAAACACTGAAAAACCCAGAGCAAAACACGGAGCTGATTATTGCCGGCGCAGGTCCGGCGGGCATATCTGCAGCCCTGTATGCTGTCCGGGCAGGTATCACCCCTCTCATACTCTACAAGGACGGCGGAGCCCTGGAAAAGGCAAAGGAAATTGAAAACTATTACGGTTTTCCTGCACCAATTTCCGGAAAGCAACTTTATGAAAACGGACTGGTACAAATACAGGCACTGTCTGTTCCTGCTCTGCAGGAAGAGCTTTTATCCATAGAATACAACGGAGAGTATCTGGTTCGCACTGCTTTTCATAATTTTCATGCAAAGGCAGTGATTCTGGCAACCGGAACAAAAAGGAATACACTTTCTTTAAAGGAATTGAAAAAATACGAGGAAAACAATATCAGCTACTGCGCCATTTGCGATGGCTTCTTTTACCGCCAAAAGGAAGTGGCTGTTCTGGGGAATGGTCCTTATGCGCTCCATGAGGCAAAAGTTTTAGAGCCTCTGGCAAAAAAGGTTACGATTCTTACAAATGGGAAAAATCCTGAATTTTCTGTTTCCGAGTTGGGGAGCATTTCTATAGAAAAACGAAAAATTGTTTCTGCCAAAGGCGATACCTCTCTCTCTAACCTGGAACTGGAGGATCGCACTCTTTTCCCACTGGACGGACTTTTTGTGGCTCTTGGAACTGCAGACAGCACAGACATTGCCAGAAAACTGGGACTTTTTATGGAAGACAATCACATTTTAATTGAACCGGATACCAGCACAGCCCTTCCCGGACTTTTTGCTGCCGGAGATTGTACAGGAGGTCTTTTGCAGATTTCAAAGGCTGTGTATGAAGGCGCTTTGGCAGGAACTAAGGCTGTAGAATATCTGCAGCAGCAAAAAAGAGAAAAAGAAATGTAA
- a CDS encoding F0F1 ATP synthase subunit A: MTEELNCETVFNIPIFGGIPIGESVVVTWIIMAVLTLLAIVFVRNLKVENPGKKQLALEAFISFLDNFFTDILGKEGRRYIPYLISTALYIGVANLIGLLGFKPPTKDLNVTAALSLMSLFLIYYSGFHKKGMKGFLKSFAEPMPLVTPINIMEIAIRPISLCMRLFGNVIGSFVIMELLKTVMPAILPIPFSLYFDVFDGLIQTYVFVFLTSLFIKEQIEE, translated from the coding sequence ATTACGGAAGAGTTAAATTGCGAAACCGTATTCAATATTCCCATCTTCGGCGGGATTCCGATAGGAGAATCTGTAGTGGTTACCTGGATTATCATGGCGGTGCTTACCCTTCTGGCTATTGTGTTTGTCCGAAATCTGAAAGTGGAAAATCCGGGAAAGAAGCAGTTGGCGCTGGAAGCTTTTATAAGTTTTCTGGATAATTTCTTTACAGACATTCTGGGCAAAGAGGGCAGAAGATATATTCCTTATCTGATTTCCACAGCTCTTTATATCGGAGTGGCGAACCTTATCGGTTTGCTTGGCTTTAAGCCCCCTACTAAGGATTTGAACGTAACGGCAGCTTTGTCACTTATGAGTCTTTTCCTGATTTATTATTCCGGCTTCCATAAAAAAGGTATGAAAGGATTTCTAAAAAGTTTTGCAGAACCTATGCCTTTGGTTACACCAATTAACATTATGGAAATTGCAATCCGTCCCATATCTTTGTGTATGCGGCTTTTTGGTAATGTAATTGGTTCCTTTGTTATTATGGAATTGCTGAAAACGGTAATGCCGGCGATTTTGCCCATTCCGTTCAGTTTGTATTTTGATGTTTTTGACGGTCTGATTCAGACCTATGTATTTGTTTTTTTAACGTCCCTCTTTATAAAAGAGCAGATAGAAGAGTAA